Below is a genomic region from Streptomyces ferrugineus.
TCCGACGGCGAGGACGCGGCCGGACCGGGACGCTCCACCTCTCCTTCGCATTCCTCGAACGGCCCGCGGAAGGTGGTGCCGCCCGATCCGGGTGCCGCCTTCGACTACCAGATCGGCGGCGCCTATCCGCCGCCGGCCGGTGTGCGCGTCGTCTCCCGGGACCGCACCGCGAAACCGGCGCCGGGCGTGTACAGCATCTGCTACGTCAACGCCTTCCAGGCCCAGCCGGACACCGAGGACTGGTGGCGGGCCCACCACCCCGACCTGCTGCTGCGTGACGACGACGGTGCGCTGGTCGTCGACCAGGACTGGGACGAGGCCCTGTTGGACATCTCCACGGCCGCCAAGCGCGCACGGCTCGCCGGGATCGTGGGCCGGTGGATCGACGGCTGCGCGGCGTCCGGATTCCAGGCGGTCGAGGCCGACAACCTCGACTCGCACGAGCGGTCCGACGGGCTGCTGACCGTCGCGGACAACGTGGCCTTCGGCGAGCTGATCGCCGCCCGTGCCCATGCCGCCGGCCTGGCGATCGGCCAGAAGAACGCCGCCGGCCTGGCGCGGCAGGGGAACGCCCTCGGCTTCGACTTCGCGGTCGCCGAGGAGTGCGGACAGTACGACGAGTGCGGTGCCTACGCGGACGCCTACGACGACCGGGTCCTCGTCATCGAGTACCGCTCGGACGGCCTCGCCGCCGCCTGCGCCGAGTGGGGCGAGACGCTGTCGGTGGTCCTGCGCGACCTGGACGTCGTACCGGAAGGGCAGGCCGGGTACCGCCGCCGTACCTGCTGACCCCTCAGTCGAGTACGGCCGTGGCCTCGATCTCGACCAGGTGCTCGGGCACGTCGAGCGCCGCGACGCCCAGCAGCGTGGCCGGCGGTACGGGAGTGACCCCCAGCTTGGCGGCGGCCCGGGTGATGCCCTCCATCAGCAGGGGCATCTTGTCGGGCGTCCAGTCGACGACATGGAGGTTCAGCTTCGCCACGTCCTCGAAGGAGGCGCCGGCCGCGGCCAGGGCGGTACCGACGTTGACGTAGCACTGCTCGACCTGTGCGGCGAGGTCGTCCACGCCGACCGTGACGCCGTCCGCGTCCCAGGCGACCTGTCCGGCGACGAAGACCAGCTTCGAGCCGCCGGCGATCGCCACCTGCCGGTAGGCGTCGACCTCCACGAGTCCGGCCGGGTTCATCAGGGTGATGGCCATGCCGCCGTTCCCCTTTCGTAGTCACTTGTGGTTACCCGGAAACCGTAGGAGAGTGAGCGCTGACATGGAAGAACGCACTTTTCAGTGACTGGGGAACCTCATGGGTACCAAGCAGCTCAGCGGCTCGGTCGACCAGGCGGACGTGACGCGCGCCGATTCCCTGGCGCGGGAGATCTTCACGGACATCGCCAACAAATGGGCACTGCTGATCATCGAGGCGATCGGCGAACGCACCCTGCGGTTCAGCGAGTTGCGCGGCGAGGTCGAGGGCATCAGCCACAAGATGCTCACCCAGAACCTGCGCATGCTGGAGCGCAACGGCCTGATCGAACGCACCGTGCACCCCACCGTGCCGCCGCGCGTCGAGTACAACCTGACCGAGCCGGGCCAGGCCCTGCGGTCCGCCATCGACGCCATGTGCGACTGGACCCACCGCTACCTCGGGCAGATCGAGGAGTCCCGCCATCGCTTCGAGGCCGGGAGGCCGTAGCTCCGACGGTGAATCACCGACCCGTATGTGTACGGGCGTACGCAACGTTGTGTACGCTCGTACACATGGGATACCTCCTGCTCTCCGGAGCCATAGCAGCCGAGGTGGCCGCCACGACCGCCATGAAGTACAGCGACGGCTTCAGCAGGCTGCTGCCGTCGGTGCTGACCGCGCTCGGTTATCTCATCTCGTTCGCGCTGCTCGCCCAGACGCTCAAGACGGTGGCCGTCGGCACGGCCTACGCGATCTGGGCCGGCGTCGGCACCGCGACCATCGCCACCATCGGGATCGTGTTCCTGGGCGAGGGGATGACGGCCGCCAAGGCCGCCGGCATCGCGCTGATCATCGTCGGCGTGGTCGTGCTGAACCTGGGCGGTGCGCACTGATGGCCCGGCGCTACGACCCCGAGCGGCGTCAGCGGATCATCGACGCGGCGATCCGGGTGGTCGGGGCGAAGGGCATCGCCGGGCTGAGCCACCGCACCGTCGCCGCCGAGGCGGACGTGCCGCTGGGCTCGACGACGTACCACTTCAAGACCCTCGACGACCTGCTCGTCGCCGCGCTGCGCCAGGCGAACGAGGGCTTCGCCAAGGTGCTCATCTCCCGCGGCGGCCTGGAGGACCCGCAGACCGACCTGGCCACCGAACTCGCGGGCTGGATGAGCGAGTGGCTCGCGGGCGACCGCACCGGGGTCGAGCTGGAGTGCGAGCTCTATCTCGCCGCCCTGCGCCGCCCGGCGCTGCGCCCGGTCGCCGCGGAGTGGGCTCAGGACCTCGCCGAACGGCTGTCGCGCCGCACGGACCCGGTCACGGCGCGGGCGCTGGTGGCCGTGCTGGACGGGATCTGTCTGCAGGTGCTGCTCACGGAGGCGCCGTACGACGAGGAGTACGCGCGCGAGGTGCTGGCCCGGATCATCCCGTGACGGGCCCTGGCCGGGCGCCTCGCGAGGGCCGAGCCGCGGCACCGCGCGGGGGACGCGGTCGCCGTACCGCCCGGCACGTGAGACGCACCCCCGCCGGTTCGCCCCCGCGGTGGGCGTCACGTTAGGTTGCCCTTATGACCGACACGACTGCTCCTCGCACCACCGGCGCCGTGGCCGCCGGCCTCGCCACGATCGCCGCTGACGGCACCGTTCTCGACACCTGGTTCCCCGCGCCCGAGCTCGTCGCCGAGCCCGGCCCCTCCGGCAGTGAGCGGCTGTCCGCCGAGAAGGCCGTGGAGCTGCTCGGCGAGGGTGCCGCGAAGGCGATCGGCCCGGATGCCCGGCGCGGTGTCGAGGTCGTCGCGGTCCGCACGGTCATCGCCTCGATCGACGAGAAGCCGGTCGACGCGCACGACGTCTACCTGCGCCTGCACCTGCTCTCCCACCGTCTGGTCAGGCCGCACGGCCTGAGCCTGGAGGGCCAGTTCGGCTTCCTGGCGAACGTCGCCTGGACCTCGCTGGGCCCGGTCGCGGTCGACGACGTCGAGAAGGTCCGCCTGAGCGCCCGCGCGGAGGGCCTGCACCTCCAGGTGACCTCGGTCGACAAGTTCCCGCGCATGACGGACTACGTGGCGCCGAAGGGCGTCCGGATCGCCGACGCCGACCGCGTCCGCCTGGGCGCGCACCTCGCCGAGGGCACGACCGTCATGCACGAGGGCTTCGTCAACTTCAACGCCGGCACGCTCGGCACCTCCATGGTCGAGGGCCGTATCTCCGCGGGCGTCGTGATCGGCGACGGCTCCGACATCGGTGGCGGCGCGTCGACGATGGGCACCCTGTCCGGCGGCGGCAACGTGATCATCTCCATCGGCGAGCGCTGCCTGATCGGCGCCGAGGCGGGCGTGGGCATCGCGCTGGGCGACGAGTGCGTGGTCGAGGCGGGCCTGTACGTCACGGCGGGCACCCGCGTGACGATGCCCGACGGCCAGATCGTCAAGGCCCGCGAACTCTCCGGCGCCTCCAACATCCTCTTCCGCCGCAACTCGGTCACCGGCACGGTGGAGGCCCGCCCGAACAACGCGGTGTGGGGCGGGCTGAACGAGATCCTGCACAGCCACAACTGATCGTCGGCGGCCGTGATCTGCGGCCGCGTCACGGACGAGCGCCCTCCCACGGCCCGAGCACGGCCGGGCAGGGCGCTCGTTGTCATGCACCGGCATGGCCGACTGCGCCGGCAGGTCCGCCGTGGTTCCGGCGGCTCGCCCGCCATGAAGACGACTCCGGCTTCCGCGACGGGGCCGGGGGCATGGACGTCAAGGCACAGGCTCGCCGCGGCGCCATCCGACCGGGCGTGGTCTCTCGTACGGGTTACTCACCGTGACCTCGGCGGGGTCCAGGCAGATGAACGGGTGGACGCAGTTTCCGATCACATGCCGAACCGACGAGATGAGGGCCGAGGGCTGATGACGGGTCGAGTGAAGATGAGCGAGCGGGGCCGGGTCGTGCTGCGGCTGGTGGTCGGGGCGCTGGGAGTGGGGGCGGTGTGCTGGTTGCCGGCCGGGAACGCCTACGCCGACGAGACGAACACCGCCTCGCACAACGGCCCCCGGATCGGGCTCGTCAACGTGGGGCAGGTGGATGATCCGATGGAGGATGTGCTGGAGCACTTCCTGCTCCTCGGCGACGGGTACAAGTGGGGCTGAACCGGTGATCAGCCGGTGGTGAGCGCCTCGTACGCCGCCAGCAGCCCGTCGGCCGCCTCGCGGCCGGCGGGCCGCAGCGGTGCGCGGACCGGGCCCCCGGGCAGGCCGAGTTCGTTCAGTACGGCCTTGGCGGTGGCCGCGCCGGGCAGGCCCGCCGACATCATCAACTCGATGAGCGGCGTGGCGCGTTGCTGGAGACGGGCGGCCACGGCGGTGTCGCCCGCGTCGAACGCGTCCAGTACCGCACGCAGGTGACGGGGGATCACATTGGCGACCGTGCTGACGTATCCCGCTCCGCCAACCGCGTACAGCGCCAGATTGTGCTCGTCGCAGCCCGCGTAGTACGCCAACTCCGTGCGGGCGAGCACCTTCTGGGCCGCCAGGAAGTCGTAGGAGCAGTCCTTCACCGCGACGATCCGTGGGTGCTCGGCGAGCCGGATCAGCGTCTCCGGCTCGATGCGGGTGCCGGTGCGGCCGGGGATGTCGTAGAGCGCCAGGGGCAGTCCGGCCGCGTCGGCGATCTCGCGGAAGTGGGCCTCCACGGCGTCCTGCGGGGGCTTGCTGTAATAGGGCGAGACCACCAACAGGCCGTCGGCGCCCGCCTTTTCGGCCGCCAGGGCCAGTTCGACGGTGTGCCGGGTGTCGAAGGTGCCCACGCCCGCGACGATCGACGCCCGCTCGCCCACCGCCTCCCGGACCGCCCTGACCAGCTCCGACTTCTCCGCGTCCGTCGTGGTCGGCGACTCACCCGTCGTACCGGACAGCACCAGACCGTCACAGCCCTCGGCCACCAGTCGCTCCGCGAGCCGCTGCGCACCGTCGAGATCGAGTGACCCCGCCTCCGTGAAGGGCGTGATCATGGCACACAGGGCGCGACCGAAGGGCGGGGTGGGAGCGGCGGCAGTCGTCATATGAGTAGTGTCGGCAGGACCATCGCGTAGCTCCACTTAATTCTGCTACGAGGTATTGGTAAGGAGTGCTGCGGGGTGGAGGGCTTCGGGGCGTCGTAGGCCCTATGTCCAAAGTCGGGCGTCATGGGTCACCATGGCCGGGACGGTCAACGACCCCTGGTCATGGGAGGCGTCATGAGGCTCGGCAAGGCACTGGCCACCGGAGTCGCGCAGGAGCGGCCCCAGGAGCGCGACACGGAAGCCGAACTCGCCGAGGAACTCCAGGACATCGAGGCGTCCGCGCCCGAAGAGGTCCCGGCCGCCCGATGAGGCTGCGGCTTCCGGAGGAACGTCCGACGGAGCCGCCGACCGGGTACAAGATCGCCCACCCGATGCTGTCCCACGACGGCACCCGGGCCGGGTTCACCGGTGTGTCGCTGGGCGGCGCGCTGCCGTACGGGGTCCTGGCCGACGCGTCGTGTGTCTACGGTCTGCGGCACCGGGCGCCGAGCCGCCGCTGCGACTGCGGCTTCCACTGTGTGCACGAGCGCACGACGGCCGAGGCGCTGCTGTGCACGGCCGAGCATCGGACGGCCGTGCTGCTCGAGGTCGGCGTGCTGGGCCGCTACATCCGCTTCGAGCACGGCTTCCGGTACGCCCGTCAGCGCGTGCGCGCCGCCACGGTCGGCCCGTGTGCCTGCGGCGCCGTCGCCGCCGCCCTGGCCGACGCCGGCTGGGGCCGCCCCGGCTGGCGGGCCCTCGCCCCTTGCTGCGCGGGGTGCCTGCGCGGCCGTACGTCCGTCTCGCTCGCGGGGTTCGCCCGGCTGGCGGGGGAGGGGCTGAGGGTGGTGGCCGGGAAGGGCGCGTCCTCCGTGGCGGTCGCCGGCCTCGGGGGCGCCGAGGATCTCGGTGTGCCCGAACTCGCCGCCGAGGCGACGCTGTTGCAGGCCCGCCTCGACTGGTTCCAGGCCCAGCTGGCCCGGCTGGGCGAGCGGGGGCCGGGCGGCGGAGGGAAGGGGTAGCGGGGGCCGGTCCGGGTACCCGGGGAGTTCCGAACCGAGAGGAGGCGGAACACCGTGACCGGAACCACGGCCCCCGAGCCGGTGCGCGACGGGCATCGCCCGGTGGGCGAACTCGTGGCGCAGGCCGGCGAACAGCTCTCCCTGCTCGTACGGCAGGAAGTCGCCCTGGCCAAGGAGGAACTGGCGGCAAAGGGCCGGCGGGCCGGGCGTGGCGGCGGCCTGCTGGGCGCGGCGGGCGCCGTCGCGTACGCCGGGCTGCTGTTCCTGGCCGCGGCCGCGACCGCCGCGCTCTCGCTGACACTGTCCCTGTGGGCCGCGGCGCTGATCGTGACGGGAGCGCTGTTCGCGGTCGCGGGCCTGCTGGCGGCGACCGGCCGCGCCCAGTTGCGCCGCGCCGCGCCTCCCACGCCCGAGCGGGCTCTCGGCAGCGTCAGGACCGACGTCCAGGAGATCAAGGGAAGGGCACACCGATGAAGGACAGGGCAGCGGGGGAGACGCACGGCGCCGCCAAGAAGGCGGCCGGTGGGGCCAAGGGGCCCGAGGAACTGCGTGACCAGATCGAGCGCACCCGCCACCAACTCGGCGACACAGTGGCCGAGTTGGTGGAGAGGGCGGACGTGAAGGGCCGGGCCGTGGCCCGCGCCGCCGACCTCAGGGACAAGGCGGGCGCGATGACCGTGCAGCTGCGCAGCAGCGCCGCCCAGGCGGGCCACGCGGTGCAGGACCGGGCGACCCGGGCCGGGCACGTCGTACAGGACCGGGCCACCGAGGCCGGTCATCGCGTACAGGAGCGGGCGAACCGGGCCGGACACACCGTCCACGACAGGGCGACGCACGCGGGCCACACGGTGGAGCACGGCGTCCCGCGCCCCGTCCGCACGGTCGTCCAGGCCGGACTGCGGCATCCGCGTCCGGTGCTGGTGGTCGGCGCGGCGGCGGGGGCGCTGATCGCCGCCGGCATGCTGCGACGGCGCCACACCGGGCACCGCTGAGACGCTGGCTGGGCATCGCTGGTGCGCTGGGTTGTGCGGGTGCGGTGGTCTTGCTGAGGTGCTGGGTTGTGCGGGTGGGGTGGTCCTGCTGAGGTGCTGGTCCTGCTGACGCGCCGGGTCCTGCTGGTGCGCTGGTCCTGCTGACGCGCCGGGCTCTGCTGGCGCGCTGACCCCGCTGACGCCCCGGGCCCCGCTGGCGCGCTGGCCCCGCTGGGACACCGGCACTGCTCAGGCGCCGGCCGGCCCCTGTAGGACACCGGCCTGTTGAGGCGTCGGCACCACCGAGGCACCGGGCGCCCCTCTCCTCCATGGCTCACTTGACCTCAAGTCCACTTGAGGTCGAAAGGTGATCGGTGCACGCATCGACCACCGAGCCCTGGAGGCCCTCATGGCCGTCATGACCCGTCGCACCGACGCCCACCCCGACCTCACCCACCCCGAGACCGGCGCCCCGTTCTTCAGCACCTGGCGGGTGGGCACCCCGCCGCGACAGCGGCAGACCGTCGAGGCCATCGCCCGCACCTGGGAGCGCCGCCCCTGGCCTAGCGGCGATCTGCTCGGCTACCACGTCTACACCGGGCACGACGGCACCACCCTCCTCCACCACTCGCAGTGGCGGAGCGAGCCGGCCTACGAGGCGTTCGTGAAGAGTCACCGCCAGGAGCGCGTCGACGAGATCGACACCGCCGTACCGGGCATCGAACGCCTGTGGCTCGGCCGCTACCGGCGCTACCGCAGCAGCAGCCGCGAGGGCGACACGCGCGTCCCCGGCTGCATCGTGATCGTCGACATCGAGTTCGAGGGGCCCGACCCCGACCGGCAGCGCGCCTGGGTCGACGCCGTCCTGGAGGCGCTGGAGAGCGAGCCGAACGTCCACCCCGGCGGAATCTCGGCCCACTTCCATCTGAGCACCGACGGCACCCGTGTCCTGAACTACGCCGAGTGGGAGAGCGCGCAGGCTCATGTCGACGCCCTCGCCGCTCCGGGCGACGGCGTCGGCTCGGCGACGGAGCTGTGGCGCCGGGTGCAGAACTGGCCGGGTCTGAAGAGCAGCACGGTGGAGCGGTACGACCATGCCCTCGGGCTGATCCCGGGCTGATCCCGGGCTGATCCCGGGCTGATCCCGAGCTGAGTCCGGGATCAGCCCTGCACCGGAAACGACCCTCACCGAACACTCGAACCGTCTGGACAAAAAAAGTCTTCGGTGAGAGGGTGGACCCATGCTGGACGTCACCGTGATCGAGGACCCCGAGGCCGCAGCCGTCTCCCTGGACCCCATAAGGGCCCGGCTGCTCGCCGAGCTGGCGGCCGGACCCGCGTCGGCCGCCATGCTGGCCGGCAAGGTCGGGCTGCCCAGACAGAAGGTGAACTACCACCTCAAGGCGCTGGAGCGGCACGGCCTGGTCGAGCTGGCCGGTGAGCGCCGCAAGGGCAACGTCACCGAGCGGCTGATGCGGGCGACCGCCGCGTCGTACGTGATCTCACCGCTCGCGCTCGCCGCCGTGCAGCCCGACCCGGACCGCTTCCGCGACCAGCTCTCGGCGCGCTGGCTGCTCGCTCTCGGCGCCCGCCTGGTGCGGGACGTCGGCTCGCTGATCACCGGCGCGGCCAAGGCCCGCAAGCGGCTCGCGACCTACGCGCTGGACGGCGAGGTCCGCTTCTCCTCGGCCGCCGAACGGGCGGCGTTCATCCAGGAGTTGACGGCCGGCGTGAGTGCGCTCATCCGCAAGTACGACGCGCCGGACGCCGAGGGCGGCCGGGATCACCGGATCGTCGTGGCCGTCCATCCCACCGTCAAACCCACCGTCGAACCTACGGTCGAACCCACCGTCGAGGACCAGCCCGGCCCGGAACTCGACCAGTAGTACTCCGTACTCAGTAGCTCAGGAGCCCACCATGTCCAAGGAATTCGAGATCGCCCGCGAAATCGAGGTCGACGCCACACCGGAGCAGGTGTGGGAGGCCGTCACCGAAGGAACCGGCGGCTGGCTGTGGCCGATGGAGCCGCCCGAGCCGCGCGAGGGCGGCAAGGGCCCCTTCGGGTCCACGATCCTCGCCTGGGACCCGCCGCACCGCTACACCAACCGGGTCGAGGACGTCGAGGGCATCTCCGAGCAGACCCTCAACCAGCTCGACTACACCATCGAACCGCGCGACGAGGGCCGCCGCGCCTGGGTGCGGTACGTGCACAGCGGCATCTTCGTCGACGACTGGGACAACCAGTACGACGGCGCCGCCAAGCACACCGACTTCTATCTGCACACCCTGAGCCAGTACCTGACGCACTTCGGCGGCCGTCCCCTCGCCGCCTTCACCACCTTCGACGGACCCGAGGCGTCCGGCGCCCCCGACGCCCTCGCCGCCGTCGGCAGGGCCCTCGGCCTGTCGGACGACACCGTCGAAGGGGCCAGGGTCAGCGCACCGGGGCCCGGCGGGAAGACCCTGGACGCGGTGGTCGACTACCGAAACCCGTACTTCATCGGGCTGCGCACCGACGACGCCCTGATCCGCGTCTTCGGGCGCAACCACTGGGGCCATGTGGTCGGTATCAGCGTCCACGACTTCGCGCCGGGCGCCGACGCCAAGGCGGACGAGGAGATGTGGAAGGGCTGGCTGAACGGCGTGTTCAGCCAGCCCTGAGACCACCGGGGTTACGGGCGGAACCGCAGCACCTGCGGGTCGTGGTCGCTGATCTGGTCGTTGAACTCCGAGTTGATGTGCACGCTGTCGTACTCGAAGTCGCAGGAGCGCCGGATCGAGGGGCTGACCAGGATCTGGTCCAGCGTCTGGGCGTTGCCCTGGTAGACGTAGGAGTAACGCTCGCTCCTCGGCAGCGACTTGATCGCCGACCACAGCGCGCCGCCGTCCTCCAGCAGCTCGGTCGTGCCGGAGAACTCGAAGTCGTTGATGTCGCCGAGCGTGACGACGTCCGCGCTCTTCTGGACGGCCAGGATGTCCTTGACGAAGGCGTTCACCGACTTCGCCTGGAGGTGGCGCTGGGTCTCCGAGCTGCGGGTCGGCGGCTGGTACTGCGCGTGCAGCGACTGGTCGCCGCCCTTGGAGGCGAAGTGGTTGGCGATCACGATGACCGTGCGGCCACGGAAGACGAACTCACCGGCCAGCGGCTTGCGGCTGTCGTCCCAGGCCTCGTTCGCCGGGTCGATACGGCCGGGGGAGACGGTCAGCGCCGCCGCGCCCTTCACCTTGGTCACGCCGGCCGCGGTCGTGGCGTCGCCGCCCGCGCGGTCGGTGAAGGAGACCCGCTCGGGGTTGAAC
It encodes:
- a CDS encoding endo alpha-1,4 polygalactosaminidase gives rise to the protein MAYRVPRARRRARAAVALCGALAVAVGGCTASDGEDAAGPGRSTSPSHSSNGPRKVVPPDPGAAFDYQIGGAYPPPAGVRVVSRDRTAKPAPGVYSICYVNAFQAQPDTEDWWRAHHPDLLLRDDDGALVVDQDWDEALLDISTAAKRARLAGIVGRWIDGCAASGFQAVEADNLDSHERSDGLLTVADNVAFGELIAARAHAAGLAIGQKNAAGLARQGNALGFDFAVAEECGQYDECGAYADAYDDRVLVIEYRSDGLAAACAEWGETLSVVLRDLDVVPEGQAGYRRRTC
- a CDS encoding RidA family protein yields the protein MAITLMNPAGLVEVDAYRQVAIAGGSKLVFVAGQVAWDADGVTVGVDDLAAQVEQCYVNVGTALAAAGASFEDVAKLNLHVVDWTPDKMPLLMEGITRAAAKLGVTPVPPATLLGVAALDVPEHLVEIEATAVLD
- a CDS encoding winged helix-turn-helix transcriptional regulator → MGTKQLSGSVDQADVTRADSLAREIFTDIANKWALLIIEAIGERTLRFSELRGEVEGISHKMLTQNLRMLERNGLIERTVHPTVPPRVEYNLTEPGQALRSAIDAMCDWTHRYLGQIEESRHRFEAGRP
- a CDS encoding DMT family transporter, whose protein sequence is MGYLLLSGAIAAEVAATTAMKYSDGFSRLLPSVLTALGYLISFALLAQTLKTVAVGTAYAIWAGVGTATIATIGIVFLGEGMTAAKAAGIALIIVGVVVLNLGGAH
- a CDS encoding TetR/AcrR family transcriptional regulator, translated to MARRYDPERRQRIIDAAIRVVGAKGIAGLSHRTVAAEADVPLGSTTYHFKTLDDLLVAALRQANEGFAKVLISRGGLEDPQTDLATELAGWMSEWLAGDRTGVELECELYLAALRRPALRPVAAEWAQDLAERLSRRTDPVTARALVAVLDGICLQVLLTEAPYDEEYAREVLARIIP
- the dapD gene encoding 2,3,4,5-tetrahydropyridine-2,6-dicarboxylate N-succinyltransferase → MTDTTAPRTTGAVAAGLATIAADGTVLDTWFPAPELVAEPGPSGSERLSAEKAVELLGEGAAKAIGPDARRGVEVVAVRTVIASIDEKPVDAHDVYLRLHLLSHRLVRPHGLSLEGQFGFLANVAWTSLGPVAVDDVEKVRLSARAEGLHLQVTSVDKFPRMTDYVAPKGVRIADADRVRLGAHLAEGTTVMHEGFVNFNAGTLGTSMVEGRISAGVVIGDGSDIGGGASTMGTLSGGGNVIISIGERCLIGAEAGVGIALGDECVVEAGLYVTAGTRVTMPDGQIVKARELSGASNILFRRNSVTGTVEARPNNAVWGGLNEILHSHN
- the dapA gene encoding 4-hydroxy-tetrahydrodipicolinate synthase, whose amino-acid sequence is MTTAAAPTPPFGRALCAMITPFTEAGSLDLDGAQRLAERLVAEGCDGLVLSGTTGESPTTTDAEKSELVRAVREAVGERASIVAGVGTFDTRHTVELALAAEKAGADGLLVVSPYYSKPPQDAVEAHFREIADAAGLPLALYDIPGRTGTRIEPETLIRLAEHPRIVAVKDCSYDFLAAQKVLARTELAYYAGCDEHNLALYAVGGAGYVSTVANVIPRHLRAVLDAFDAGDTAVAARLQQRATPLIELMMSAGLPGAATAKAVLNELGLPGGPVRAPLRPAGREAADGLLAAYEALTTG
- a CDS encoding phage holin family protein: MTGTTAPEPVRDGHRPVGELVAQAGEQLSLLVRQEVALAKEELAAKGRRAGRGGGLLGAAGAVAYAGLLFLAAAATAALSLTLSLWAAALIVTGALFAVAGLLAATGRAQLRRAAPPTPERALGSVRTDVQEIKGRAHR
- a CDS encoding DUF3618 domain-containing protein, which produces MKDRAAGETHGAAKKAAGGAKGPEELRDQIERTRHQLGDTVAELVERADVKGRAVARAADLRDKAGAMTVQLRSSAAQAGHAVQDRATRAGHVVQDRATEAGHRVQERANRAGHTVHDRATHAGHTVEHGVPRPVRTVVQAGLRHPRPVLVVGAAAGALIAAGMLRRRHTGHR
- a CDS encoding antibiotic biosynthesis monooxygenase, which produces MTRRTDAHPDLTHPETGAPFFSTWRVGTPPRQRQTVEAIARTWERRPWPSGDLLGYHVYTGHDGTTLLHHSQWRSEPAYEAFVKSHRQERVDEIDTAVPGIERLWLGRYRRYRSSSREGDTRVPGCIVIVDIEFEGPDPDRQRAWVDAVLEALESEPNVHPGGISAHFHLSTDGTRVLNYAEWESAQAHVDALAAPGDGVGSATELWRRVQNWPGLKSSTVERYDHALGLIPG
- a CDS encoding ArsR/SmtB family transcription factor; its protein translation is MLDVTVIEDPEAAAVSLDPIRARLLAELAAGPASAAMLAGKVGLPRQKVNYHLKALERHGLVELAGERRKGNVTERLMRATAASYVISPLALAAVQPDPDRFRDQLSARWLLALGARLVRDVGSLITGAAKARKRLATYALDGEVRFSSAAERAAFIQELTAGVSALIRKYDAPDAEGGRDHRIVVAVHPTVKPTVEPTVEPTVEDQPGPELDQ
- a CDS encoding SRPBCC family protein, with amino-acid sequence MSKEFEIAREIEVDATPEQVWEAVTEGTGGWLWPMEPPEPREGGKGPFGSTILAWDPPHRYTNRVEDVEGISEQTLNQLDYTIEPRDEGRRAWVRYVHSGIFVDDWDNQYDGAAKHTDFYLHTLSQYLTHFGGRPLAAFTTFDGPEASGAPDALAAVGRALGLSDDTVEGARVSAPGPGGKTLDAVVDYRNPYFIGLRTDDALIRVFGRNHWGHVVGISVHDFAPGADAKADEEMWKGWLNGVFSQP